The stretch of DNA TTTGATTTGACTGAATACGTAATTGTACGCTGCTTCAACAGCTGTTTTGCCAATGCTTGTAGGTGCTTCGGAAGGCATGAATACGCCATCTATTGCATACAAATCCAAGATGGCTTTGGTGTCAGAGGCATTCAAGGATTTTTCATACGATTTGAGAAGGTTTTCTACTGCTTGATTTTCTTGTGTGTTCATGTGAGTTATCTTTTGGGTTGTGGAAAAAATAGCATTTGATTGGGAGAAAACGCAAACCATTCCTGTGAATAAGAATAGCATTGCAGTCGTTACGATTGGTTTCATCCGATTAAATTTAATTAACTAATGATGCAAAAATAACGGTAATATAATTAGTTGCCCAATAAGCTAGTTTAAGAAAAAAACTTAAGGTAGGTTAAGCTTTGGCTATTACTTCATCAGATTTTTTCTGATTTTACTCAGAAATTCTGGCGTAACACCAATAAAAGAAGCAATTTGAACTTGTGAAATACGGTTGGCGAGATGGGGGTAATTCTCTAAGAAAGTAAGGTAACGTTCTTGAGCAGTCGAACTGATGTTTTGAATCACCCGTTCTTGCATTTTCACAAAAGCATTTTCGACCAAAACTCTAAAATAACGGTCAAATTTTGGGGATTCGGTATAAAGAGTTAAAAGGTCTTTCTTTTTGATTTGCAGCACTATTGAAGGCTCTAAAGCTTCAATAAAAAGGCGACTGGGTGTACTGGCATGAAAACTGCCAATATCGGCTATCCACCAATTTTCGGTCGCAAATTGAAGCACGTGTTCTGTTCCTTTTTCGTCCACAAAAAACATTCGCAAACAACCTTCTATCACAAAATGGTAATGCTTACAAACATCCCCTTCTTGCAGTAAGTACTGCCTCCTCCTTATTTTTTTGGATTGAAACGAAGAAACCAGTAGGTTTTGCTCTTCCTCGGTTAGAGGAAGAAGTTGGTGGATGTGGGTGATGAGTTTTGAGTGATCCATTTTATATGTCCTTCGGTTGAAAATCTATCCAAAGATACTGCATTTCAAACAGAGTGCATTGGCAATAATGGGTTAATCCACATAAGACAAGGAAGAATGATGCACCTCTATTTCTAAATTTCCTTTCTCATTTTGAACATAACTAAAAGTATATTCTACCTTGATTTCCTTACCAGTTGCGTCCGTAAAATAGTAATTTCCAACAGCAAAAGCCCTTCTTTCCTTTAAGACAATCGCAGCATTCTCAAATCGGACCTTCACCCGCAGTTGAAGCGCAAAACCTTGGTCTTCTGGGAAATGTTTGCTACCCCCAATAAAATAAAAGATTACTCCATCTTTGATCAAACGAAAAGGAATGTCGGACGCTTTGGTGGGTTTGAGCAAGGCTTTTCCTTTGTCAAAAGCATATAAGGCATCAATTGCCGAAGTTGCAGCTTGTAAAGATGTGCTCCCAATCTTTCTTGAGTTTACCAATCTCTGCAATTGCATTGCCCCATTTATCCTGTGCTTTTAAGACTTGTTTTTTGGTTATCATCGCAAAGTGAATTTTAATTTACTGTCAGCCAATCCGTTTTTATTCTTACTGATTATTCAGGATGGGCTATTTTTAACTCCTAACCATTCGTTTGCAGCGTATAAGTTTTATCAAAAGCCTCTTGTCGCCCCTTGATGTCATTCACCGCTTCAATCACCCGCATGTGGAATCGGTGCGCTCCCAAAGCCTCCACAATATGTGCTTTTTGAAGTATATCCCTCACAGGCCCTATCGCATTGGCAATGTAGAGTTTAATGCCTCTTTGTTCGTAGTCTTCAATCAAATCGTGTAGGGCATGAACCGCACTCGAATCCAAGCTACTGATAGATTTGGCATCCAAAATCACATACTTCAATTGAGGTTTTTTTGCCTCCATTTGTTGAAGGTTCTCTTTGAAGTAGCTCAAATTGGCGAAATACAACTGGGCATCAAAACGAACTACCAAAATCTCTTTGTCTTGAATCAAATCATCGAAGCGGTTGATGTTTCTAAACTGTTCGGAATTTGGAACTTTTCCCAACTCTGCAATGTGAGGATTTGATACCTGGTAAATGACCATCAACAATGACAATCCTGCGCCAATCAAAATGCCCTCTTCAATACCCAAAAACAAAGTGCCTACAGCCGTCACCATAAACAAGGTGAAATCTCGCTTGTCAATCTGCCACAAGTGTTTCGCCTCTTTGAAGTCTATCAAACCAAAGACCGCTACCATGATGATAGCCGCCAAAACTGCATTTGGGAGATAGTAAAAATAAGGAGTCAGAAACAAAAGTGTAATCACAATCAAGACCGCACTGAAGATAGAAGCCAATCCCGTTTTAGCACCCGCTTGGTCGTTTACGGCTGTTCTCGAAAAACCGCCCGTCACAGGAAACGCCTTGAAGAACGAACCGACAATGTTTGCCAAACCCAAGCCAATCAACTCTTGATTCGACACGACTTCGTAGTTTTTGTGTTTCGATTGAATCGCTTTGGCGACTGCAATGGATTCCATAAATCCCACAAACGAAATGGTGAGGGCAGTTGGTAACAAGGCTTTGAAAGAAGTCATGTCCCATTCAGGAATACCAAAAACGGGCAAACCACTTGGCACTTCTTTCACGATTTTTACACCTACTTCTGCCATATTGAAGCCAAAAACGGCTGCAATTCCCAAAAGAACGACAATCAATGGTCCTGGGATTTTTCGGTTTACCTTTTTGACAATGAGCAATGTTGCAATCGCTAAAACGCCAATCGTCAAAGTCGGGTAGTTGATTTTGTCTAAATTCTGAAAAACATTGACCAACAATTCGTGTACTTTTCCTCCTTCAATCTTGAAGCCCAAGAGGTGCTTCAATTGGCTGAAACCGATAATCAAGGCGGCGGCAGAGGTAAACCCTGCAATGACGGGATGCGACAAAAAATTGACCACAAAGCCCAATCGAAAAACGCCCATACTGAGCTGAATCATACCAACCATCAAGGCCAATAATATTGCCAAACTGATAAATTCGGTAGAACCCAACTCTGCCAAAGCACCTACTCCGCTCGAAATCAACAACGCCACCATCGCCACAGGCCCGACTGCCAATTGGCGAGAAGTGCCAAACAAAGCATAGATTATCAAGGGAATTGTGGAAGCGTAGAGTCCATAAATCGGTGGCAAACCTGCCAACATGGAGTAAGCCATACCTTGCGGAATCAACATCACCCCAACCGTCAAGCCTGCGGTGAGGTCGCCACTCAAATCTGCTCGCTTATAATTAAACATCCAATCGAGGAAAGGAAAATATTTTTTCATCGTTTTATTTGTTTTTTTGCACCATCAAGTAAACATATTCTCTATGTGTACTATCTTGTTCTGTAAAATTTTCGTGGAAAGCATCCAGGACCTCGTAACCTTTGAAGCGGTTCTGTAAGGATTGTTGACTCCACAATTGCAACTCTAAACCACAACAAGTAGCCACATTGTTTTTGCTAAACACACCAATAATCGCAATCCCGTTTGGTTTCAAGAGCTTGTCAACCAACTGAAAATAGCGGTCTTTGTCGGCACAAGTGGTAAAGAAGTGAAGCGTTGCTCGGTCAATCCAAACATCCAGCTTTTGCTCATACTGCAATAATCTATCGGCTTGCATCAAATCTGCTGCCACATATTCAACCGCCTCATTTGTGCCGATTCGCTTCTGCAAACGCCTCAGTGCCAGTTCGCTGATGTCATTGGCGATAATTTGGGTATGTTCTTTTTGCAGCAACTTGTCAACCAAAAAAGAGTCACCGACTCCTGCACACATTACCGTTTCGGCTTGTTTGACAAGAGGATTTTCCAGCCATCGGTCAATCGCCAAATCCGTTCCTTCCTGCCAATTGTGCGTTTTTTCTTCTTCAAAAACACTGTTCCAATAGGATTCATAATCTCCATTGAAGGTGTTCAGCGTACAGCAGTTTTTTTGTGTCATTGTTTGAAGTCCTAGATTCAAGTGTTAAATCAGTGTTTTTTTGAAAATCAATTTCCTTAGTGTGCAATCTCCGTTTCAACTGTTGACAAAGTTTTCACTTCCATTAATGCGGCAATTTCGGGCGTAAAATTCCATAAACCAACGTTCCCAGCAAAGCCCCAGCAATCACCACCAAAATTGACAAATAACCATAGCCAACCAAGACAAACATAGGCCCAGGGCAAGCTCCTGCCAATGCCCAACCCAAGCCAAAAATGATTCCACCAACTAAGTAGCGGGTCACACTTCGGTCTTTATGGCAGAAGGTAATTTCTTTGCCTTCAATGCTTTTTATTTCTCTTCGCTTGATGATTTGCACGATGATAATGCCCAAAACGATGGCAGAACCAATGATACCGTACATGTGAAATGACTGAAACTTAAACATTTCATAGATGCGGTACCAAGAGATGATCTCGGCTTTCGACATCACAATGCCAAACAACACACCTGTCAATAAAAATTTGATGTAATTCATTGTTTATTAAAAATTTATATTTGCTATCAAATTGAAGTGATGGTAGTTAGTACCATAAAAAACCGTTGCAGGCTTCAATTCCACACTTTTTTCAGTGATCTTGTAGATGTATAAAAATTGTAGTTCCAACCCTTTCAACTCGTTGGTGAACTGATAGGTCGTATTGGCGGTCAATTGATAAAAAGACGGCACATTGTATTTATTGAACTCAAAAGTGTCTAAACCTGCTGTAATCGTTCGACTCAATCGCACATCCAAGTTCAAG from Chitinophagales bacterium encodes:
- a CDS encoding Crp/Fnr family transcriptional regulator — translated: MDHSKLITHIHQLLPLTEEEQNLLVSSFQSKKIRRRQYLLQEGDVCKHYHFVIEGCLRMFFVDEKGTEHVLQFATENWWIADIGSFHASTPSRLFIEALEPSIVLQIKKKDLLTLYTESPKFDRYFRVLVENAFVKMQERVIQNISSTAQERYLTFLENYPHLANRISQVQIASFIGVTPEFLSKIRKNLMK
- a CDS encoding solute carrier family 26 protein; protein product: MKKYFPFLDWMFNYKRADLSGDLTAGLTVGVMLIPQGMAYSMLAGLPPIYGLYASTIPLIIYALFGTSRQLAVGPVAMVALLISSGVGALAELGSTEFISLAILLALMVGMIQLSMGVFRLGFVVNFLSHPVIAGFTSAAALIIGFSQLKHLLGFKIEGGKVHELLVNVFQNLDKINYPTLTIGVLAIATLLIVKKVNRKIPGPLIVVLLGIAAVFGFNMAEVGVKIVKEVPSGLPVFGIPEWDMTSFKALLPTALTISFVGFMESIAVAKAIQSKHKNYEVVSNQELIGLGLANIVGSFFKAFPVTGGFSRTAVNDQAGAKTGLASIFSAVLIVITLLFLTPYFYYLPNAVLAAIIMVAVFGLIDFKEAKHLWQIDKRDFTLFMVTAVGTLFLGIEEGILIGAGLSLLMVIYQVSNPHIAELGKVPNSEQFRNINRFDDLIQDKEILVVRFDAQLYFANLSYFKENLQQMEAKKPQLKYVILDAKSISSLDSSAVHALHDLIEDYEQRGIKLYIANAIGPVRDILQKAHIVEALGAHRFHMRVIEAVNDIKGRQEAFDKTYTLQTNG
- a CDS encoding class I SAM-dependent methyltransferase, which codes for MTQKNCCTLNTFNGDYESYWNSVFEEEKTHNWQEGTDLAIDRWLENPLVKQAETVMCAGVGDSFLVDKLLQKEHTQIIANDISELALRRLQKRIGTNEAVEYVAADLMQADRLLQYEQKLDVWIDRATLHFFTTCADKDRYFQLVDKLLKPNGIAIIGVFSKNNVATCCGLELQLWSQQSLQNRFKGYEVLDAFHENFTEQDSTHREYVYLMVQKNK
- a CDS encoding DUF6691 family protein; the protein is MNYIKFLLTGVLFGIVMSKAEIISWYRIYEMFKFQSFHMYGIIGSAIVLGIIIVQIIKRREIKSIEGKEITFCHKDRSVTRYLVGGIIFGLGWALAGACPGPMFVLVGYGYLSILVVIAGALLGTLVYGILRPKLPH